One genomic segment of Streptomyces sp. RKND-216 includes these proteins:
- a CDS encoding NADH-quinone oxidoreductase subunit G, which yields MTVTSNAPASGGGQAPPPEDLISLTIDGVEISVPKGTLVIRAAEQLGIEIPRFCDHPLLDPVGACRQCIVEVEGQRKPMASCTITCTDGMVVKTQLTSPVADKAQRGVMELLLINHPLDCPVCDKGGECPLQNQAMSAGSAESRFEGRKRTFEKPVPISKQVLLDRERCVLCARCTRFSNQVAGDPMIELLERGALQQVGTGEGDPFESYFSGNTIQICPVGALTSAAYRFRSRPFDLVSTPSVCEHCAGGCATRTDHRRGKVMRRMAAEDAEVNEEWICDKGRFGFRYGQRHDRLTAPLVRDAETGELEATSWPEALEAAAKGLAAAQGRVGVLTGGRVTVEDAYAYAKFARAVLGTNDVDFRARVHSAEEADFLAAHVAGHGRDLDGLGVTYTALEKAPVVLLAGLEAEEEAPGVFLRLRKAHRKHGQRTFALATHATRGLEKAGGTLLAAAPGTETEWLDGLAGGVGLESAGKQAAEALRTEGAVILVGERLAAVPGALTAALRTATATGAALMWIPRRAGERGAVEAGAIPSLLPGGRPATDPRARQEVARAWGVDDLPSAYGRDTGAIVEAAASGELSALVVGGVEVADLPDPSRAADALHEVGFLVSLELRPSHVTAHADVVLPVAAVVEKSGTFLNWEGRARMFEAAIKPDQMTRRHVTPDGRVLHMLADALGKPLGLPDVRAARRELDRLGGASGDAQATAPNERSASAPQPGKGEAVLAGHRLLLDQGRLQEGDEALAGTRHAALARLSAPTAEATGVKDGDVLAVTGPTGTVEFPLRVTPDMPDHVVWLPMNSAGRGVTPDTGARPGDLVKIGAAGGTGRQEVDA from the coding sequence GTGACCGTCACCAGCAACGCTCCCGCCTCCGGGGGCGGCCAGGCCCCTCCCCCCGAGGACCTGATCTCGCTGACCATCGACGGCGTCGAGATCAGCGTGCCCAAGGGCACCCTGGTCATCCGCGCCGCCGAACAGCTCGGCATCGAGATCCCCCGCTTCTGCGACCACCCGCTGCTCGACCCGGTCGGCGCCTGCCGGCAGTGCATCGTCGAGGTGGAGGGCCAGCGCAAGCCGATGGCGTCCTGCACCATCACGTGCACCGACGGCATGGTGGTGAAGACGCAGCTCACCTCCCCGGTCGCCGACAAGGCGCAGCGCGGGGTGATGGAGCTGCTGCTCATCAACCACCCGCTGGACTGCCCGGTCTGCGACAAGGGCGGCGAGTGCCCCCTGCAGAACCAGGCGATGTCCGCGGGCTCCGCCGAGTCCCGCTTCGAGGGCAGGAAGCGCACCTTCGAGAAGCCGGTGCCGATCTCGAAGCAGGTCCTGCTGGACCGCGAGCGCTGCGTGCTGTGCGCCCGCTGCACCCGCTTCTCCAACCAGGTCGCCGGCGACCCGATGATCGAGCTGCTGGAACGCGGCGCGCTCCAGCAGGTGGGCACCGGCGAGGGCGACCCCTTCGAGTCGTACTTCTCCGGCAACACCATCCAGATCTGCCCGGTCGGCGCCCTCACCTCGGCCGCCTACCGGTTCCGCTCCCGCCCGTTCGACCTGGTCTCCACCCCCAGCGTCTGCGAACACTGCGCTGGCGGCTGCGCCACCCGCACCGACCACCGGCGCGGCAAGGTCATGCGCCGGATGGCCGCGGAGGACGCCGAGGTCAACGAGGAGTGGATCTGCGACAAGGGCCGGTTCGGCTTCCGCTACGGCCAGCGCCACGACCGGCTCACCGCGCCGCTGGTGCGCGACGCCGAGACCGGTGAACTGGAGGCCACCAGCTGGCCCGAGGCACTGGAGGCGGCGGCGAAGGGCCTGGCCGCGGCGCAGGGCCGGGTCGGCGTGCTGACCGGCGGACGCGTCACCGTCGAGGACGCCTACGCGTACGCCAAGTTCGCCCGCGCCGTGCTCGGCACCAACGACGTGGACTTCCGGGCCCGCGTCCACTCCGCCGAGGAGGCCGACTTCCTCGCCGCCCACGTCGCCGGCCACGGCCGCGACCTGGACGGCCTCGGGGTCACCTACACCGCGCTGGAGAAGGCCCCCGTCGTCCTGCTGGCCGGGCTGGAGGCCGAGGAGGAGGCGCCCGGCGTCTTCCTCCGGCTGCGCAAGGCCCACCGCAAGCACGGCCAGCGCACCTTCGCGCTCGCCACCCACGCCACCCGCGGCCTGGAGAAGGCGGGCGGCACGCTGCTGGCCGCCGCGCCCGGCACCGAGACCGAGTGGCTGGACGGCCTGGCCGGCGGAGTCGGACTGGAGAGCGCCGGCAAGCAGGCCGCCGAGGCGCTCCGCACCGAGGGCGCGGTCATCCTGGTCGGCGAACGGCTCGCCGCCGTGCCCGGCGCCCTGACCGCCGCCCTGCGTACCGCCACGGCCACCGGCGCCGCCCTGATGTGGATCCCGCGCCGGGCCGGTGAACGCGGCGCGGTCGAGGCCGGCGCCATCCCGTCGCTGCTGCCCGGCGGCCGCCCCGCCACCGACCCGCGCGCCCGCCAGGAGGTCGCCCGCGCCTGGGGCGTGGACGACCTGCCCAGCGCGTACGGGCGGGACACCGGGGCCATCGTGGAGGCCGCCGCGTCCGGCGAACTGTCCGCGCTGGTCGTGGGCGGCGTCGAGGTCGCCGACCTGCCCGACCCGTCCCGTGCCGCCGACGCGCTGCACGAGGTCGGCTTCCTGGTCAGTCTGGAGCTGCGGCCGTCGCACGTCACCGCGCACGCCGACGTGGTGCTGCCGGTGGCGGCGGTCGTCGAGAAGTCCGGCACCTTCCTCAACTGGGAGGGCCGGGCCCGGATGTTCGAGGCGGCCATCAAGCCCGACCAGATGACCCGCCGCCACGTGACGCCGGACGGCCGGGTGCTGCACATGCTCGCCGACGCGCTCGGCAAGCCGCTCGGCCTGCCCGACGTACGGGCCGCGCGCCGCGAACTCGACCGCCTCGGCGGTGCGTCGGGCGACGCGCAGGCCACCGCGCCGAACGAACGGTCCGCATCCGCGCCGCAGCCCGGCAAGGGCGAGGCGGTGCTCGCCGGCCACCGGCTGCTGCTCGACCAGGGCCGGCTCCAGGAGGGCGACGAGGCGCTGGCCGGTACCCGGCACGCGGCGCTCGCCCGGCTCTCGGCCCCCACGGCCGAGGCCACCGGCGTGAAGGACGGCGACGTCCTCGCCGTCACCGGGCCGACCGGAACGGTGGAGTTCCCGCTCCGGGTCACCCCGGACATGCCGGACCACGTGGTGTGGCTCCCGATGAACTCCGCCGGCCGCGGCGTGACGCCCGACACCGGCGCCCGCCCGGGCGACCTCGTCAAGATCGGTGCCGCCGGCGGCACCGGCCGCCAGGAGGTGGACGCGTGA
- the nuoF gene encoding NADH-quinone oxidoreductase subunit NuoF, which yields MTTESPEKLLSPVLSAFWDQPDAWTLETYKRHDGYEGLRKALAMDPDDLIAFVKDSGLRGRGGAGFPTGMKWQFIPQGDDKPHYLVVNADESEPGTCKDIPLLFANPHSLIEGMIIACHAIRSHHAFIYLRGEVVPVLRRLHEAVREAYAAGYLGKDALGKGKPLDITVHAGAGAYICGEETALLDSLEGRRGQPRLRPPFPAVAGLYACPTVVNNVESIASVPALLHKGKEWFRSMGSEKSPGFTLYSLSGHVARPGQYEAPLGITLRQLLDMSGGMRPGHRLKFWTPGGSSTPILTDEHLDVPLDYEGVGAAGSMLGTKALQCFDETTCVVRAVTRWTEFYAHESCGKCTPCREGTYWLVQLLRDFEAGKASMGDIDKIDDIADNINGKSFCALGDGAASPIFSSLQYFREEYEQHVTGGGCPFDPAKSTLWADGSTGKTAHLEVNA from the coding sequence ATGACCACCGAGTCCCCCGAGAAGCTCCTCTCCCCGGTGCTCTCGGCCTTCTGGGACCAGCCCGACGCCTGGACGCTGGAGACCTACAAGCGGCACGACGGGTACGAGGGTCTGCGCAAGGCGCTGGCCATGGACCCCGACGACCTCATCGCCTTCGTCAAGGACTCCGGCCTCCGCGGCCGCGGCGGCGCGGGCTTCCCCACGGGCATGAAGTGGCAGTTCATCCCGCAGGGCGACGACAAGCCGCACTACCTGGTCGTCAACGCCGACGAGTCGGAGCCGGGCACCTGCAAGGACATCCCGCTGCTCTTCGCCAACCCGCACTCCCTCATCGAGGGCATGATCATCGCCTGCCACGCGATCCGGTCCCACCACGCCTTCATCTACCTGCGCGGTGAGGTCGTCCCCGTCCTCCGCCGCCTGCACGAGGCGGTACGCGAGGCGTACGCGGCTGGCTACCTCGGCAAGGACGCCCTCGGCAAGGGCAAGCCGCTGGACATCACCGTCCACGCCGGCGCCGGCGCGTACATCTGCGGCGAGGAGACCGCGCTGCTCGACTCGCTGGAGGGGCGCCGCGGCCAGCCCCGGCTGCGCCCGCCCTTCCCCGCGGTCGCCGGCCTGTACGCCTGCCCCACCGTGGTGAACAACGTGGAGTCCATCGCCTCCGTTCCCGCCCTGCTGCACAAGGGCAAGGAGTGGTTCCGCTCGATGGGCAGCGAGAAGTCCCCCGGCTTCACGCTCTACTCGCTCAGCGGCCACGTCGCCCGCCCCGGCCAGTACGAGGCGCCGCTCGGCATCACACTGCGGCAGCTCCTCGACATGAGCGGCGGCATGCGGCCCGGTCACCGGCTGAAGTTCTGGACGCCCGGCGGGTCCTCCACCCCGATCCTCACCGACGAGCACCTGGACGTGCCGCTGGACTACGAGGGCGTCGGAGCGGCCGGATCGATGCTGGGCACCAAGGCGCTCCAGTGCTTCGACGAGACCACCTGCGTCGTACGGGCGGTCACCCGCTGGACCGAGTTCTACGCCCACGAGTCGTGCGGCAAGTGCACGCCCTGCCGCGAGGGCACCTACTGGCTCGTCCAGCTGCTCCGCGACTTCGAGGCCGGCAAGGCGTCGATGGGCGACATCGACAAGATCGACGACATCGCCGACAACATCAACGGCAAGTCGTTCTGCGCCCTCGGCGACGGCGCCGCCTCGCCGATCTTCTCCTCGCTGCAGTACTTCCGCGAGGAGTACGAGCAGCACGTCACCGGTGGCGGCTGCCCCTTCGACCCGGCCAAGTCGACCCTCTGGGCCGACGGCTCCACCGGCAAGACCGCTCACCTGGAGGTGAACGCGTGA
- the nuoE gene encoding NADH-quinone oxidoreductase subunit NuoE — MTDVQLGIPAMPAPDYPADVRARLEKDAKDVIARYPDSRSALLPLLHLVQSEEGHVTRTGQRFCAEMLDLTTAEVAAVATFYSMYRRKPSGDYQVGVCTNTLCAVMGGDAIFEELQEHLEIGNNETTDDGKVTLEHIECNAACDFAPVVMVNWEFFDDQTPESAKRLVDDLRAGRDVHPTRGAKLCTFKETARILAGFPDEREGAVAESGGAGPASLAGLRLAKGESEAPARVVSPRNGGGKAAGRDAGTEASGPGGTRPRSAEPPAGHESSHDAPQPSAESDPDNPTGPVAEEGK; from the coding sequence ATGACCGACGTGCAACTGGGCATCCCCGCGATGCCCGCCCCCGACTACCCGGCGGACGTCCGGGCACGGCTGGAGAAGGACGCGAAGGACGTCATCGCCCGCTACCCCGACAGCCGGTCCGCGCTGCTGCCGCTGCTGCACCTGGTGCAGTCCGAAGAGGGCCACGTCACCCGCACCGGACAGCGCTTCTGCGCCGAGATGCTCGACCTCACCACCGCCGAGGTCGCCGCGGTCGCGACCTTCTACAGCATGTACCGGCGCAAGCCCAGCGGCGACTACCAGGTCGGCGTCTGCACCAACACGCTGTGCGCGGTGATGGGCGGCGACGCCATCTTCGAGGAGCTCCAGGAGCACCTGGAGATCGGCAACAACGAGACCACCGACGACGGCAAGGTCACCCTCGAACACATCGAGTGCAACGCGGCCTGCGACTTCGCGCCCGTGGTGATGGTCAACTGGGAGTTCTTCGACGACCAGACGCCCGAGTCCGCCAAGCGCCTGGTCGACGACCTGCGCGCCGGCCGCGACGTGCACCCCACCCGCGGCGCGAAGCTGTGCACCTTCAAGGAGACCGCGCGCATCCTGGCGGGCTTCCCCGACGAGCGCGAGGGCGCCGTCGCGGAGTCCGGCGGCGCCGGCCCCGCCTCGCTCGCCGGTCTCCGGCTCGCCAAGGGCGAGTCCGAGGCCCCAGCCCGCGTCGTCTCCCCGCGGAACGGCGGCGGCAAGGCGGCCGGCCGCGACGCAGGCACCGAGGCATCCGGTCCCGGCGGCACCAGGCCGCGCAGCGCCGAACCTCCCGCCGGCCACGAAAGCTCGCACGACGCCCCGCAGCCGAGTGCCGAGTCCGACCCCGACAACCCGACCGGGCCGGTCGCCGAGGAGGGCAAGTGA
- a CDS encoding NADH-quinone oxidoreductase subunit D: MSTTHSTAGIRETTEGTVYDVTGGDWDELAAAAAASDDERIIVNMGPQHPSTHGVLRLILEIDGETVTEARCGIGYLHTGIEKNLEYRTWTQGTTFVTRMDYLTPFFNETAYCMAVERLLGITDDIPDRANVIRVLMMELNRLSSHLVCIATGGMELGATTVMIFGFRDRELVLDLYELITGLRMNHAYIRPGGLSQDLPPGSIDALREFVKKMKKNLPEYDKLCTGNPVFKGRLKDIGYLDLAGCMALGATGPILRSAGLPHDLRKTDPYCGYETYDFDVPTVDTCDSYGRFLLRVEEMRQSLRIIEQCIDRLEPGPVMVGDKKIAWPAQLALGPDGLGNSLDHIRNIMGTSMEALIHHFKLVTEGFRVPPGQAYAAVESPKGELGVHAVSDGGTRPYRVHFRDPSFTNLQSMAAMCEGGQVADVIVAVASLDPVMGGVDR, translated from the coding sequence ATGAGCACCACACATTCCACGGCGGGAATCCGCGAGACCACCGAGGGCACCGTCTACGACGTCACCGGCGGCGACTGGGACGAGCTCGCCGCCGCCGCGGCAGCGAGCGACGACGAGCGGATCATCGTCAACATGGGCCCGCAGCACCCCTCCACGCACGGCGTGCTCCGGCTCATCCTGGAGATCGACGGCGAGACCGTGACCGAGGCCCGCTGCGGCATCGGCTACCTGCACACCGGCATCGAGAAGAACCTCGAGTACCGGACCTGGACGCAGGGCACCACGTTCGTGACGCGCATGGACTACCTGACGCCGTTCTTCAACGAGACGGCGTACTGCATGGCGGTCGAGAGGCTGCTCGGCATCACCGACGACATCCCGGACCGCGCCAACGTCATCCGCGTGCTGATGATGGAGCTGAACCGTCTCTCCTCCCACCTGGTGTGCATCGCCACCGGCGGCATGGAGCTCGGCGCCACCACCGTCATGATCTTCGGCTTCCGCGACCGCGAACTGGTCCTGGACCTCTACGAGCTGATCACCGGCCTGCGCATGAACCACGCGTACATCCGGCCCGGCGGGCTCTCCCAGGACCTGCCCCCTGGCAGCATCGACGCGCTGCGCGAGTTCGTGAAGAAGATGAAGAAGAACCTGCCGGAGTACGACAAGCTCTGCACCGGCAACCCGGTCTTCAAGGGTCGTCTGAAGGACATCGGCTACCTGGACCTCGCCGGCTGCATGGCGCTCGGCGCCACCGGCCCGATCCTCCGCTCCGCCGGCCTCCCGCACGACCTGCGCAAGACCGACCCCTACTGCGGCTACGAGACTTACGACTTCGACGTCCCGACCGTCGACACCTGCGACTCCTACGGCCGCTTCCTGCTGCGCGTCGAGGAGATGCGGCAGTCGCTGCGCATCATCGAGCAGTGCATCGACCGGCTGGAGCCCGGCCCGGTCATGGTCGGCGACAAGAAGATCGCCTGGCCCGCGCAGCTGGCGCTCGGCCCCGACGGCCTGGGCAACAGCCTGGACCACATCCGGAACATCATGGGCACCTCCATGGAGGCCCTCATCCACCACTTCAAGCTGGTGACCGAGGGATTCCGGGTACCGCCCGGCCAGGCGTACGCGGCAGTCGAGTCCCCCAAGGGCGAACTCGGAGTGCACGCGGTGAGCGACGGCGGAACCCGGCCCTACCGGGTGCACTTCCGCGACCCGTCCTTCACCAACCTCCAGTCGATGGCGGCGATGTGCGAGGGCGGCCAGGTCGCCGACGTCATCGTGGCCGTCGCGTCCCTCGACCCCGTGATGGGAGGCGTCGACCGATGA